Below is a genomic region from Botrytis cinerea B05.10 chromosome 2, complete sequence.
GTTACTTCAAAAACGTTTGTGCGTCATACTTATCTTCTGACATCTAGTCATATGTATTGGCTAATTTATCGTACCGCAGATTGAACTTCTTTCTCGCGAGCATCAAGATTGTTTGGAACTATACCACTGCGACAGAGTTATGTTCAGAAATGGGCTCAATGATCTCAGAGTCCTGATGATTCTGAAAATTGGGAGTCTAGcatgagattgagatatGGGATTGATTTGGAATTGTATACTGGGATAAATTTCCtcatatttataatatacaatatacctGGGCTGGGAGATATGTGGCAGTCGATCTCTTTTGCGAAAATGAAATAGTTTGATCTAGATACTTGCTACTAGAATATATTTCATGAACACATCGAATTGAAGACATTATACATTCAGTCGCTATCGAACAATTGAACCGTGATTAATACCTGCTGATGGGATGACCAAACATCCAATATGAAAAAGATAGAGATGACCCTAGCTTTTCTACTGACCCAGCTCCTGttagaagatatattaaacCCATGAAAAGTTCGAAATTAATTTATGATCACATAACTATAAGGGTACAGAACCGTAGATTCAACGGTGGAGCTTTTACCACTTATTACCTCGTTAATTCTCTTCAGTACGGTCAAAACATATCCAACAAGTCTGACTgtatatcaaatcaagcaAAGTGTTTCACCCTGCTGCTATTGTTCACATAAAAAGACTATCCAGACAGCCCTGTTTACTCTCAATGAACTCTACCTTTAATAAATTTACATCCGATCACCCAAACGATATTCACATACCAGATCCAACGATTTATCTAAACAAAACCACATCAAATCATTAAGATGAGTTGCTTCTATATCGGAGCATTCTACAAGAAGTTATCTCACAAGCTACATCAAATatctattcaaataaaactCAAAGCCGACAAAAGATCTAGACGCAGAACTAGACCAAATCGAATTATGAGAACAATTACTGAGGAGGAATACAACCGGGGATTCATCGCCGGTCAAGGGAGGGACATCGGCAATCAGGAAACGCAAAGAGAACCAATCACTTTTACCGTGAGTGACGCCTATGGCATAACGCGCTTTCTGGACGTAATCCCATTCGACGACCTAGTTTCTTCTAGTGAGGGTTTAAACCCAGCCGGAGTCGAGACGACGGAGAATGAGGTTGGTGGTCAATCGCAAGAAATAGTATAGATGGTTGAAGGAGATCAAACTGCTATCACGGAAATAAGAACTAGGGACAGTTTGGAAATTGTAGTCATAGATATGCATGGATAGGAAACATATCGAACGGCAAGGTGCTATCACGCAAGAGTGAAGGAAAAGTTAAGGATCTATGGACTAAACACTTGGGTAATCGGGGATCTTCAACACTCTATAGCCACCTGATGATCGACACTATAGGTGGATTTAGATAATGAGTAATGATATAAGATTACACGCTTGAAAGTGCTAGTGAAGTGTCAAAATgacatttttttttccctttgcAGTATTTATTGAACTCTTTCCCTTTCACTTTCTTGTAAACTCATAATTCACACATCAGAACAGATCATTATTTGTAAATCAGAAATCCTCATTTAGATATTTTCTGCTATAGATCTACATCTAATTCTCACCTCATCTATACACCATCTACACAATCCTATTTCCATCTCACTTACATCCCAAATGCCTTTCTCAATCAGCTCATCTCTCAACCGACTATTCGGCCACCACTGCCCCAACTCCATCCACTGCCCCATCTGCAAGACCGGCTacttcaaaaccaaaatatcCAAAAAGCTTCCCCGAGAGAAAATCCACTTCCAATCCATCGTCGAAGACCACTACAACCGCACCATCCATAACGAACCGCGCTACTTCAAACAACGCATCGATATTCCCCTCGGCCAACCCATGACTCTGCACCTCAGCAtttccaaaaacaaacacGTGCACGAATATCTCTGTTACGATTGGGGCAGACCCGAAAGTCGCAATTTGGATTTCCAAGAGGATGTAGTGACAACGCAGGAAGATCTTGCGGAATCCTGGGAGGAAGCTGAGGATGCTTTGCCTacaaaagggaaaagaatggTGATTAAGCGGGATTTTGTCATTACGCCTTTGGAGACGGAGATTTGTCGTACTTTGTATCCGGATAGTCCGACGAGATATTGGAAGGCTAAACATACTATATCTCGGGAATATGTGGATTTGTAAATCTGGTAtcatgatgttgttgttataTATTTGGAGTGGACTTGGATATTCATCATTTTGGCGAGGTGCTGGGGCGGACAAAATCATGTATCACTGGAGTTTTGGGGGTTATTAAAGGTTCGGATATTCTTGTCCGATTGGGATATAGCCTCAATATCATTAGCACATCAGCACGTGAGCATAGGTttttagaagaaaaaaactgacatatcaaaaatcttAATCGATCCTGTCCCAAGCCTGAGGAGATGTGACTAGAATGTCTAGTGTGAAGCTAGAGGAGCACTGATTGATGTACTAAGCGAACTTTATCTCGTCAAATCCCCTTTCATTTTTCGAGTCATTTCTTGGAATTTTTACTGGGTAATGAAATCAAAACCGTCAGCTGATTAAATTTTGAGTCACTAGCTGTTAATGAAGGGTTAGCAGATGGTAATATCCTGTCTATATGTGAGTTGAAGAATCTGCATCTTTGATCACGATATTTATTATCACGAGCTTATAATTCCATATGGACATCATCAGTAGATCTGAAGACACTGGGAAGTGAGGGGTCAATTGTCTTCCAggtgagaagatgaagattctaGAAGAGCGGATATGGTACGAACTGTTCAGACTAAGTATAGAGTAATAGTGTAAGACTTTGAATCCCCTAAAAAAAACATAACTATACATATTATTCCAGTCCATGCTTTCACATTCGTTATTCATAAATACATCTATGCACCCGTCATCACTCATCTTCTCGGTATCATTCTACACGCACAATTTATGAAAATCATTAACCTAATAACAATCAAGTCAAACATGCAAATGATCATCTCCTATATCGCAGGTGTGAGGAGATGGATACGCGCGAAAACAACTACGTTTTATCGATTCTCATAGAATCTGTCATTATCTTCCCAGCCgttaaaaaatataattcacaCAGAATCcctctcatccatccattttcccagaaaaaaaaaaatgaatcaaaagcaaaatagATATGAAGATAGACTACTTATAATTACTCACTATAAATCCAAACGAAAAATCTTCAGacattatttttatatacttaaaagtcaaagtcaaagtcaataatgatatgatttgatacaatacaacaaccccccccccccccgctccccccttccccccaaGAAATCTAAAACATTATAtcaccacatcacatcatcacatcatcacatccCAGAAAACAAGACAAGGCAAGACAAGAAAAACAACACAGCACAACGCAGCGAATCTTAATAACTCATACTAGAATAGATACGACTGGAGCACTGCTATATAGTATATAGTACATGATAGCAACTAGTGAAGTGCCAAAGAGGCAATATTGTCCGTAATTTAGAAATGttaatcttatattatatactatTTCTAATCCAATctaatccaatccaatccaattccaaCCCCCTAtactcctctctcctcctctctcctcctctctcctcctctctcctcctctctcctctcctctctcctcctctccttcccaAATTCCAACCcagaattcaattcaattcaattcaattcatcaaaatcaaaatcaaaatcaaaatccagaCCCCAAAccctccaccacctcttcAAATGTTCAAATCCACCCTAACCTAACCTAACCTAACCTAACCTctccaaatcaatattcaaatgcaagctccatcccatctcatcccatcctccTCGTCCAGCTCCAAGCTCCAAGATTCAAAGACACCCAATCGCCCAATCACCCGACTATCCTATtcaacccccctccccccaatcCAATTCTACCAATCCGATCAAAATAGCTATGTAGATACCCAAGACATCTCTCACAATCAGCTAGTCAACTAATCctcaatctatctatttatgtATTTATCGCCTCATCTCAACCTCTTTAACATGCACTCTTGCCCTCCCCAGTTTCATAATCTATTCGTAACACATGACACAAACCCAGAGTTCAATTCAATtgcacacatacacacacatacccAAGTAATCCCGCCACGCTGCCTTCATATTCACTCCCCCCACTCACTAAATCAACCCATCATCTCGAAAACATCACATCGTATCAATTAACCCGACACAACACAACATAAAATCACACTTCAAtcaccaaaaccaaaatcaaaaaatgaattctttgatatcaaatttcgaattatcattttcatcccCTCACTAATCCTttaaccccccccccccccgcttcccccctcttctcatcatccatccattcatcaaccCCTATCCCCATTCCCCCATGCTATGCACGCTAATATGTTTgattaatcaaaaaaagaaaaatagccaacaacaaaaatcattatttgaaagccaatcaaacaatcaagaaCATCTCATTGCGGACCAGAGTAGACAGACAAACAaacgaaaaaagaaattaaagtaaaataaaaactcTTTCTCGTCCATCCTAGCTATCACATTCATGATCTTTTGCTTTCTCATATCATAcaccccctttttttttgttcCTTCACGTGTCTGTTTTTCGTTTGTTCTTTTGCCTGGACTTTTAATACCCGGTTTTCATCCTTCCCAATTCTCATAGGCTAGTACCTTCATGCTCGCACGTTCGTTTTCCAGAAAAGCGAGTTGTGTCGTGAGTATtttgatccatccatccaattccaTCATGTCATTATCGTGAAGACTCGTTCAAGATTCCATGTTCGTTTAATTCcacccctctccccttccccgATTGCAATTCTTTTCCCTCAAATAGCATTTGCACCGGTTGCTTTGAATCCCTTTAGTGGTATAGTCTTTAACTTTCCACTTGCAAGTTTTTGGGCAGCGAACTTCTCTCTAGCCAACTCAATGGCACTCTTTTGTCTTTCTCCTCCAATTTCCTTCTCACCACCTTTACCCTTTCCATGAGGCTTTCCAATTCCATCCCCAAGAATTTCCTTTCCAACAACAGCATTTGCATTACCATCTTGACTCTTCAATACCACCTGACTTTGAATATTCGATTTTCCTTGTGTATCACCACTCTTAACCCTCTTTACCCAATCCgcccttcttctcttgaatAAATCCATAGACCAATTTCTCCAAACAATTCTTCCAGTCCAGCTATCTCTAAGCAAAGGTTCATAAGGCATGAGAGACATGGCAATACGTTCgcagagagaaaagagggaaGCGGAAGAGGTAGAAGTGGGGGTGGTTGTAGTATGCAAAAGGGAATCCAAGATGTGTGTTCCTGCAGATGACAAGGATAATGTGATAATTGGAGGTTGAGGTGTTGAAGTAGCTCCGGCTGGAGGTGATATGATAGAATTGATGAGTTTGCGACGGAATAAAAGGTTCGAAGGGGTATtaggtggagatggaagcaAAGATGCTTGAATGATATGAGTTGTGGTTGGGTATAGTGAGAGGGCGAGAATCGTCGAGGTAGGAAGAGCCAATAAAGAACTCTGGATAAGTTGTGCAGGTGGTCCCGGAATCTTAAGCATAGCCTGAGCAAGTAAGGATCCGTGAAGTTGAGAAGGGCTAGGTTTTGGTAAAACAGCAACCGGAGCTGgtttatcatcatcagcgGCTGGAGGTGGTGCTGTAGCTAATGTAAGAGTTTCGAGAGAAATGTCGGCCATCTTTAGTATCAACTCATTCTTGTCGGATCCGTATGCATCAGCAATACTTTTTGTGAGGGCTTCCGTACTTGCACGTCGTACTTGACAACGTTCCAATAAAACCTTGATAATGTTTGTACGTTGTCTGCCGACCAAACCTTCAATCTGAGGAGAAATTTCGGTTATCGCTTCCTCAAGATCTTCTTTGCTGAGACGATTCAAAACTCGAATGACAACGTAAGATGCGATCTCGTTTCGTGCCAATCCTGCGATTCGATCCTTGAAGATTGCTCGATAAATTTGTTTAAATAACTTTCCGGGACTATGTGTCATGATGGTTTCCAAAACTCTCGAGCCAATTTGATCATAGACAATACCATTGACGAAGATGGCAGATTGACTACCTTCTACCGTGATGTCATCTGGCAAGAGTGTCGAAATGAGAGTCTTTTGTTCGGAGTTACCACCCTTTTTGGAGCTTGGATTTGTGAGCTCTAATTCGAGTAACAATTGTAAACAAGGATTTCCAGTAGGATGTCCAACCAAAACCTGAATGAAAGCTCTATCCATGGAAGCAATGGTATCCGAAATGATCTTCTCAATGGCCCACAAGAAAGATTCTGGCACAGTACGCTTATTGAGAGAAAACTCTGTAGGAGCGGTATCCAATCCATTTATGCCaaccttttccttcttcttgctttGTAATAATGATTTTGTCGAAGATTTCTCCAAAGGTCGACCGGAAAGGATGATGAGTAAGACTCGAAGTGTATGGGAAGCGAATCGATCGGTGAGGAGAGAGGATAATTGTCCTTCAAGTTCGTCCAAGGTTGCTAGAAACAAACTTTCCATCGACTCAGtaatctcatcttcttttccctcttccccatcctctGCGTCTGCCTTGACGTCTGccactttcttctcttccttcttttcttctcctgtGAGTTCCTCGGTGACAATGGAAGCCGATTGAATGAATAAGGTTTCACAACAATGGCTTGCAAAACGATGTGATACCAAATGAGGAAAATTTCCGGCAAATTGAGAgaacaatttcttcttttgctgAGGCGTACTCAACAGaatcaatctttccattaATCTCGAACATGATTGACTGCAAgcaatcttcaattcctttcctttgGCTTCCCGATATACGTTTGCGAGAAAAAGACTTCGTTCTTCATCCGAGGGGAAATCGTTCAATTCGAGTAATTCGTCGGCTCTGCGAAAGTATTCTTGTTCTTCGTCCTCAAGTAATCCATAATAAGGCCTGTCAGCAACTTCAATTGCGTTTGTGCCGGTAGCAGCAGGGAATGAAGATAAAGTTTGGTCGTTATCTAAAGCTCTGAAAGAAGCCTCGTCTTCAATTTGGGACGATCTTCGCTTTTTTAGATCTTGAGAATCATTATCGTGATCTTCTTCCCTGTCGAGattttcttccctctttcttttcaggGTATCTCTTCTGCCTCTTGCAtgcttgttttcttttggcattttggagaggatggaggaaatgagaGGGAGGAAATGGAGGGAAGACGAATTGAGGTGGGTTGAGGTGGGTTGAGTGAGTTGAGCTGCGCTGATGAATGTAATGTAAATAATAATGTAATGTAACGTAATGTAATCCCACGcagaaataaaagaatgaaagaatgcAAATAGAGTGtaatcttttctctttttttttcttctctcgccttttttctctttccttggAATCGAGGGATGTATGGGAGGATGGAGGAAGCACAAGGCCGTGGGAGGAAGTTGATGTAATTGAAGAATTCGAATCAGAAGTTTTGGAAATGTAAATTGCGGGCGCTAGCGGTCCATCTGGTGTTGTGTGTGGCCCTGCCTTGTATGGAGCTGAACTTTCTTGGcaaaatgatgaatgaataggTAGCGTGAATGGAGCTTTCACTGGCGTCGATCGAGTGGTGGATGAGTGGTGGATGAGTGGTGGATGAGTGATGGATAACGACGGAAAACTTCTGTGAACAAGTAAAATTGGTCAAAGTGGGTTGTGGGTTGTTGGTTGTTAAGCCTTGTCGTGCCTTGTTGTCACATACCGAGACTTTTCCCAATCCCAGCGTTTATCAAAGCGGTGAGATCTTcagccttttttttttctttccgtGCTAATTTTTcgtttttcatttctttcctctgAGTTTCCTGTTGGGTCTCTCCTCGGTTGACCTTCATTTTGGCTCgaacatcacatcacttGAACTCTTGAGTCCACTCCAACCTCACTTCCCTAGAACTCTTGAGTCCACTCCCACCTCA
It encodes:
- the Bcnop9 gene encoding Bcnop9, which gives rise to MPKENKHARGRRDTLKRKREENLDREEDHDNDSQDLKKRRSSQIEDEASFRALDNDQTLSSFPAATGTNAIEVADRPYYGLLEDEEQEYFRRADELLELNDFPSDEERSLFLANVYREAKGKELKIACSQSCSRLMERLILLSTPQQKKKLFSQFAGNFPHLVSHRFASHCCETLFIQSASIVTEELTGEEKKEEKKVADVKADAEDGEEGKEDEITESMESLFLATLDELEGQLSSLLTDRFASHTLRVLLIILSGRPLEKSSTKSLLQSKKKEKVGINGLDTAPTEFSLNKRTVPESFLWAIEKIISDTIASMDRAFIQVLVGHPTGNPCLQLLLELELTNPSSKKGGNSEQKTLISTLLPDDITVEGSQSAIFVNGIVYDQIGSRVLETIMTHSPGKLFKQIYRAIFKDRIAGLARNEIASYVVIRVLNRLSKEDLEEAITEISPQIEGLVGRQRTNIIKVLLERCQVRRASTEALTKSIADAYGSDKNELILKMADISLETLTLATAPPPAADDDKPAPVAVLPKPSPSQLHGSLLAQAMLKIPGPPAQLIQSSLLALPTSTILALSLYPTTTHIIQASLLPSPPNTPSNLLFRRKLINSIISPPAGATSTPQPPIITLSLSSAGTHILDSLLHTTTTPTSTSSASLFSLCERIAMSLMPYEPLLRDSWTGRIVWRNWSMDLFKRRRADWVKRVKSGDTQGKSNIQSQVVLKSQDGNANAVVGKEILGDGIGKPHGKGKGGEKEIGGERQKSAIELAREKFAAQKLASGKLKTIPLKGFKATGANAI